In one window of Methanosarcina vacuolata Z-761 DNA:
- a CDS encoding tetratricopeptide repeat protein, giving the protein MSRSKVRNILLLKQIHSAVTHIKKGKLDKALETLDKAEDSARKAKATDAVYYILFMRGGIYYTESKYDEALETYEKALDAGLELLKNDPENTNYQHYMGTTLSNTGNLLKRKGENPQAAEYYVRARETYENLLAKEPENAVFRSAAGENLNNYAALLTDMGSFEQACEVLSQAIELYEKLLEEKPENLGYQAELAVALSRLGNCLVQQGPEKSDTAKQSLEKALTMQENIFNQQPEDATIKDAIALTRERLEKLETMKIQEKPESLENLENSENQEKQENLEEQETLENPEKLKQEKPETLENLENPENSEKPEKL; this is encoded by the coding sequence ATGTCCAGAAGCAAGGTAAGAAATATTCTCCTTCTGAAGCAAATTCACAGTGCAGTAACCCATATCAAAAAAGGCAAGCTGGATAAAGCCCTTGAAACCCTAGATAAAGCCGAAGACTCTGCAAGGAAAGCAAAAGCCACTGACGCTGTATATTACATTCTTTTTATGCGCGGAGGCATCTATTATACTGAGTCGAAATACGATGAAGCCCTCGAAACCTACGAAAAGGCCCTCGATGCAGGCTTAGAACTTCTTAAAAACGATCCTGAAAACACCAATTACCAGCACTACATGGGTACAACTCTGAGCAATACCGGAAACCTTCTCAAAAGAAAAGGCGAAAATCCGCAAGCTGCGGAATATTATGTCCGCGCCCGTGAGACCTATGAAAACCTCCTGGCAAAAGAACCTGAAAATGCAGTCTTCCGGTCTGCTGCCGGCGAGAACCTGAACAATTATGCAGCTCTCCTTACGGACATGGGTTCTTTTGAGCAAGCATGCGAAGTCCTCAGTCAGGCAATTGAGCTTTATGAAAAGCTGCTTGAAGAAAAGCCAGAAAACCTGGGCTATCAGGCTGAACTTGCAGTTGCGCTCAGCCGGCTTGGAAACTGCCTGGTCCAGCAGGGCCCGGAAAAATCCGATACTGCAAAACAGAGCCTTGAAAAAGCCCTGACTATGCAGGAAAACATCTTCAACCAGCAGCCTGAAGATGCAACTATCAAAGATGCTATTGCTTTAACCCGGGAAAGGCTTGAAAAACTGGAAACAATGAAAATACAGGAAAAGCCTGAAAGCCTGGAAAACCTGGAGAATTCGGAAAATCAGGAAAAGCAAGAAAATCTGGAAGAACAGGAAACCTTGGAGAACCCGGAAAAACTGAAACAGGAAAAGCCAGAAACTCTGGAAAACCTGGAGAATCCGGAAAATTCGGAAAAGCCGGAAAAGCTTTAA